Part of the Desulfobacterales bacterium genome, CTTGCTACGGCCACAGCTCCAATATCTGTTGAAATGACCGTGGACAGAAATCTCGTGGATACAATTATCAATATCATCCCATGAATATTTCGCTGGGTTCCATGTCAAAAGATATGTGGATACAGGCATCATTTGTTACTCCCAACGCTCGCCCTAACCGGGCGGCGGAATTATTTTGCTACGAAGGGCGCAAGAAATTCCGCTCCGGTTCAGGGCATGGTTGGGCGCTGACGGGGATGATGCAGCGACACTTTGGAAAATCACTACAACCCCAAAATTCTTGTCCTGGATTAGCGCCGTTTTTTGATTTTCTCCGCACCATTGGCGATGAGCACTTCGGGCATATAGGCCCCTCGGATTCGGCGGCAGGTGGTATCGTCGCGGATGCTTCAATGATCTCATGGACAGCTTCAGTTTGCGGATCGGCTGTTGGGATATCGCGAGATATCGCTGAAAGCTCGAGTTCGGTACTTGGCAAATTAACTTCAGCAAGGATTTTTTCTCGGATTTCTGGTACGGAATAGGCTCGTCGCGCAGGCACCTGAATTAGAGGCAACGAGATAGCGTTGCAAAGACCAACCAAAAAGGCGTCTCGGCCTTGGCGCTTATTCTTCTGATGGGATTTATCATCCAGTTCAATGGCACCAAAAACCGCCAAATCACTTTTCTGACAAATCACGAAATCGAAATGTTTTGCGCTTATACGGTTAAATGATCGTTGCCAAACACTTCGATTAGACATTGATTTTACACTGACGACATCAGCAACGCGGACTTTTCCGAATACGCGATACTTGTCGCCGATCGCTTGCTCTAGGGCCCCAAGGAAAGACCTCTCCGCAGGTGAAAACAAAACTTGATTCATAATGTATGGATACCCATCGGGTTTTCCACTTTGCCACTTTAGCCTCAATGTCACGACAAAGAGCACAATAACAATAATCAATAACACCGTAGTCCATTCCATATGTGTTCCTTCTCAACGCCCAACGAAAAGTTCACCCGCCGGGAACCCTTAAAAAGCATTTGTAAAAGCAACTTTCGAAGTACATGCGACTAATTTGGGAAATTGCCGAGCTGGTTCCCGGTCGAGAGTGAAACGCATTGTTAGCAAATTTTGTTCTGAAATTTCTCTGGTGCTATTTGTCTGCAGACGTTAAAAATGATATCTTTTCCGCCAGTCTTTCCAACACCTCCTTAGTCGCTCGTTTCACCGACTCTGCTATAACCTTACTCGCCCCATCGCACATGTGACCACCCCCACCGTCACTGCTTCTCTGGGCGTTTGCATGCGCATATCTTTGCTTTTTCTTTTTGTAGTCAATTACTAAGGCCGTTAATGATATGTCTGTCGTGGCAGAACAATACCCCTCCACGGGGCCTACTGAGCAATTGAACTTAGGATAGAACTCATCTAATTTTACAATAACCGTCCCTGACAACTTCTCTTTAGATACCATTTCTTCTGATGGAGTTGAAGATCGTGGAAAGGCATTTTCAAACAAATTGTTCATAGCGTGCCCAATAGATGTTGAGAGCGCTTCAGTGGCATCAACAGGATACGTATGTAAACTGCAAACATGCGAAGATGCTTTTATTTGGCGCGATGCAGTTTTTACTGAATCATCGACAATATATGCCCAATTGCCAGGTATTTTACCTCCATCCACAGTATAGATATTGATCCCAGCAACAGCATCCGGACGGGTTTGGTAAATTTGCGCTTGATAACACCCCGACAGAAATATCGTAACAAACACCATGGTCAATATACGCATAACAGATCTCATTCTCCTTTTTGGGTTTATTTGCTAAAGGTCAGCCATCACCGGCGGGAATGAAGCGGCAGCGGAATTCCCGTCCGTGTGCATGGTATTG contains:
- a CDS encoding DUF2726 domain-containing protein → MEWTTVLLIIVIVLFVVTLRLKWQSGKPDGYPYIMNQVLFSPAERSFLGALEQAIGDKYRVFGKVRVADVVSVKSMSNRSVWQRSFNRISAKHFDFVICQKSDLAVFGAIELDDKSHQKNKRQGRDAFLVGLCNAISLPLIQVPARRAYSVPEIREKILAEVNLPSTELELSAISRDIPTADPQTEAVHEIIEASATIPPAAESEGPICPKCSSPMVRRKSKNGANPGQEFWGCSDFPKCRCIIPVSAQPCPEPERNFLRPS